GCGGACCTGTCGTTCGCCGACTCGCTGGTGCTCGACGAGGACGCGCTGCGGGCGGGGCGCGAGGCGCTGCGCGACGGCGCGCCGATCTACGCGGACGCGCGGATGGTCGCGGCGGGGATCACGACGCGCGAGGTGATCGTGCCGCTCGCCGACCCGCGGGTCCCGGACCTCGCGGCGGAGCTGGGGACGACCCGCAGCGCGGCGGCGATGAGGCTCGCGGCGGCCGAGGCGCCGGTCGACGCGGTCTGGGTCGTCGGCAACGCGCCGACCGCGTTGTTCCAGCTGTTGGAGGAGCCGCCGCCGTCGCCCGCGTTGTTGGTGGGGTTGCCGGTCGGGTTCGTCGGCGCGGCGGAGGCGAAGGCGGCGCTGGTGGCGTCCGGGCTGCCGTGCGTCGCCAACCGCGGCGAGCGGGGCGGCAGCGCGGTGGCGGTCGCGGCGGTCAACGCGTTGTTGTACTTCTCGGACGATGACTGACGGCGGCGCCTTGGTGGTGGACTTCGGCGGCCTCCGGCGCTGCCTGAGCAGCGCGGTCGTCGGCGGCGGGCTGGGCGACGCGCGGGCGTGGCTGAACCTCCAGGTTCCGCACGGGTACGGGCGGATGGACCCGGACGCGCACCTGCGAGAGGAGATGGTCGCGCGCGGGCTCGACGCGGAGGCGACGCTCGGCGCGATGACCGCCGCCCACGTCGACCGCGCGGTGTGGCGCGAGGAGCCGGGCGTTGTGCGGGTGGTCGCGACGGTGGGGATCGGCGTCCCGCTGGCCGCCGCGGGGCGGGTGCTGCGCGAGATCCCGGCGGTGGGGACGATCAACATGTTGGTGTTGGTCGAGGCGCCGCTGACCGACGGCGCGCTCGTCTACGCGGTCCAGACCGCGACCGAGGCCAAGGCGCAGGCGCTGGCCGACGCCGGCATCGCGGCGATGAACCACGACGGTCCCGCGACGGGGACGGC
The sequence above is a segment of the Conexibacter woesei Iso977N genome. Coding sequences within it:
- a CDS encoding precorrin-8X methylmutase, whose protein sequence is MARRVAHPIEVESLGILRSRHDFTPLPPLSRAVAERVCHASADLSFADSLVLDEDALRAGREALRDGAPIYADARMVAAGITTREVIVPLADPRVPDLAAELGTTRSAAAMRLAAAEAPVDAVWVVGNAPTALFQLLEEPPPSPALLVGLPVGFVGAAEAKAALVASGLPCVANRGERGGSAVAVAAVNALLYFSDDD
- a CDS encoding adenosylcobinamide amidohydrolase: MTDGGALVVDFGGLRRCLSSAVVGGGLGDARAWLNLQVPHGYGRMDPDAHLREEMVARGLDAEATLGAMTAAHVDRAVWREEPGVVRVVATVGIGVPLAAAGRVLREIPAVGTINMLVLVEAPLTDGALVYAVQTATEAKAQALADAGIAAMNHDGPATGTATDSICVAAAPGASEPFAGPMSPAGGAIARCVHGAVLEGALEFEERRARGA